TGCCTTAAATGTTGATATGGATCTCACCCCATTTAATCGTATTAACCCATGTGGCTATCAAGGTTTACAAATGGTTGATATGAAACGTCTGAACAAAAACATAAATGTATCGAATATTAAGGTTCAGTTAGCGAATCAGCTGGCTGAACAACTCGGATATACCTATCCGGCTATCCAACAAGGGTGGAAATAGAATGACTGCAGAACGCAAACGCGTTGTCCAAGGGGAAAAGCTACGTGGTGCCGATAAAATGGCGCGTATCCCCGTTAAAATTGTTCCTACAGAAGAAATTCCTCGTAAGCCTGATTGGCTCCGAGTTCGTATGCCGGCTTCTCCCGAAATTGCTCGTATTAAGGCTACTTTACGAGAGCATAAATTAGCGTCTGTGTGCGAAGAAGCTAATTGTCCAAATTTAGGTGAATGTTTCAGTAATGGAACCGCTACTTTTATGATTATGGGGGAAATTTGCACCCGCCGCTGTCCTTTCTGTGATGTTGCTCACGGTCGCCCGAATCCTCTAAAAGTAGATGAGCCAAAAGAGTTAGCTGCGGCGATTCGTGATATGAAACTTAAATATGTGGTCATTACCTCGGTAGATCGTGATGATCTTCGTGATGGTGGTGCGCAGCATTTTGTTGAATGTATCAGAGAGACGCGTGCTGAAAGCCCAAATATTGAGATTGAAACACTCGTTCCAGATTTTCGTGGACGAATGGAAGTGGCCATCGATACACTTTCGATAGCCCCCCCTGATGTGTTTAACCATAACTTAGAGTCGATTCCACGTTTATACCGTCAAGTACGACCGGGTTCAGACTATCAGTGGTCATTAGATTTATTGAAAAACTTTAAAGACCGTTGTCCTGACGTACCAACCAAATCTGGTTTGATGGTAGGAATGGGTGAAACCTTTGAAGAGATTGTTGAAGTACTGAAAGATTTGAGAGCTCATAATGTTGACATGCTGACGATTGGACAATATTTACAACCGTCGAAGCATCATTTTCCAATGGCGCGTTTTGTTCCGCCAGAAGAATTTGCGCGTTATGAAAAAGTGGCAAAAGATTTAGGTTTCAAACGTGCAGCATGCGGGCCGTTGGTCCGTTCGTCTTACCATGCGGATAAGCAAGCGCATGGCGAGCACGTTTCTTAATTTTTTTCGATTGCTAGAATAAAGCGGTGTTAAGATGTTTCTTAGCCCCGCTTTTTTTATGCGAACTGAACCTGAAAATGTGTCTGTGTTTATTATTGAGTATCTCTATTGAAAAGATGCTCATCTATCGTTATTTAGATTTTTGGAGATGATATGAAGCCTTGGTCAATCAAAGATTCAATGGAACTTTATAATGTAAGTCATTGGAGTAGTGGCTTTTTTTCAATCAATGATAAGGGACGAGTCATTGCGTTACCTGATAGGGAAAACAGCATTGATTTGACAGAACTTTCTGTTGCACTAAAAGAGCAGGGTATTCCTTATCCGTGTCTTGTTCGATTTCCTAATATTCTTCATTCTCGGATTGAAAAAATCACCAACTCTTTTCAGCAGGCAATAGAACATTACGATTACAAAGCAAAATACGCCATTGTGTACCCTATTAAGGTCAATCAGCAGCGCCGAGTTGTGGAAGAAATCGCCGCTTGCCAGCCGGATAATGCTTCAACCGTTGGTCTTGAAGCCGGCAGCAAGCCTGAACTGATGGCAGTGTTGGCTATGCATAAAAATGCGGATGGCATCATAGTTTGTAATGGTTATAAAGACCGCGAGTTTATCCATCTGGCTCTGATGGCTGAAAAAATGGGCCATCAAGTGTTTATCGTCGTAGAAAAGATGCATGAACTTGACTGGATTTTAGAAGAAGCCCAAAAAATTGGGGTTCAACCCCGTATTGGTATCCGAATTCGATTGGCGTCTACTTGCACGACGCATTGGGGAAATAGTGGTGGTGAAAAATCTAAATTTGGTTTGACAACTTCTCAATTGCTACGAGCTATTGATCGTTTGCGCGAATTAGGATTGTTGCATTGCCTTGAGTTAATTCATTTTCACCTTGGATCGCAAATTACTCGTATTCGAGATATTCAAAACAGTTTGAAAGAATGTGCTCGCTACTACGCTGAGCTCCATCAAATGGGTGTTGAGGTTAAGTGGGTCGATGTTGGCGGTGGTTTGGGTGTCGATTACGAAGGTACTCGTTGTCAAAATGATTTTTCAGCAAACTACAGTATTGGCGAATATGCCAATAATGTTGTGTTTGCTTTTCATAACGTATGTGAGCAATACGAGCTTCCCCATCCTCATTTGATCTCCGAATCTGGCCGCGCAGTGACCGCTCATCATGCCATGATGATTGCAGATGTTTTCTCCCATGGTGCAGAACATTTACCGATTGAAGAACCTGCTGAAGACAGTGGGCTTGAACTCCAGCGACTATGGACGTCTTATCAAAGTTTGAAAGGCCAAGATGATGAAGAAAGTCGTTCTTTAGTAGAGATTTATCATGATCTGTTGGACGATTTTAACGATAGTTTGGCCTTGTATAATCATGGGCAGCTTAATCTTTCTCAACGGGCGCAAGCTGAGAACCTTTTTCTATCAGCGTGTCGCAATTTACTGCCTCGATTAGACAATCGCAATAGAGGGCACCGTGCTGTCATTGATGAACTTAATGAACGCTTGGCTGAGAAGTTGTTTGTTAACTTGTCTGTGTTTCAATCAATGCCAGATGCATGGGGAATCGATCAGTTGTTTCCAGTATTACCATTGCAAGGGTTGGAGCAAGCGCCTTCGTTCAGAGGTAAAATTCAGGATGTTACCTGTGATTCTGATGGTTGTCTTTATAGCTATGTAGATGGTCAAGGCATTGAGTCATCTTTGCCTTTACCGCCACCCCCAGCAGAGGGCGAAGACTATTTAATGGGCTTCTTTTTAGTTGGTGCTTATCAAGAAACCTTAGGTGATTTGCATAATTTATTTGGTGATACCTGTTCTGTCGATGTGTATTTAACCGAAGACGGTTTCAAAATTGATCACGTACTGAAAGGTGACAGCGTTCAGGATGTACTTAAATCCGTTAGTTATAATGAGCATGAATTGATGAAACGTTATCAAGATAAAGTAGCATCAAGTCCGCTGAGTCAAAATGAGCAAGTGGCACTCCTTGCCACCTATAAAAAAGTACTTGAAGGCACAACGTATCTGACTCAAGTATAAACTGACCGTTTAGCTTACGAAAAAGCATCGTTTTTGGAGGTAGAAATATGAGTAACGTAAAAGTGGCCTGCATTCAAATGGCGGTCAGTGATGACTTTCAAGCAAATTTAGACAATGCAGTTGCACAAGTAAGAGAAGCCGCTGCACATCATGCGAATATCATTCTGTTGCAAGAATTATTTATGGGGCCCTATTTTTGTATTGATCAAAAACCCGCTTATTTTGATTGGGCTCAGCCTGTTAATGATTGCTTGGCTATTCAAACCATGAGTAAACTTGCCAAAGAGCTGGGTGTGGTTTTGCCTATTAGTTTTTTTGAGCGTGATGGAAACGTCTTTTACAACTCCTTGGTGATGATTGATGCCAATGGTGACGTGATGGATTTGTATCGTAAAACGCATATTCCTGATGGCCCAGGCTATCAAGAAAAATATTATTTCACCCCTGGAAATACTGGCATAAAAGTGTGGGATACCCAGTTTGGACGTATTGGTTGTGGGATTTGTTGGGACCAGTGGTTTCCAGAATTAGCTCGTGAATTGGCTTTAAAGGGCGCTGAATTGATTTTTTATCCTACAGCGATTGGTTCCGAACCTCCATATCCTGAATTGGACTCGAAAGATCATTGGCAAAGAACCATGCAGGGACACGCTGCGGCCAATATGGTGCCAGTTATTGCTTCAAACCGTGTTGGTAGGGAAGAGGGTGATGATAGTTTTATTCAGTTCTATGGTTCGTCTTTCATGACGGATGAAATGGGAGCTATGAAATGCGTTGCTGGGCGAGATGAAAGTACTATTTTATATTCAGAATATGATTTAGAGGCCATACGTAAAGCACGTCGATCCTTTGGTTTGTTTCGTGACCGCCGACCAGACCAATATCAAGCAATCACTTCGGGTGCGGGTATTACTTGGGAAAAGTAGGAAAAAGATAAAAAGGTGCCCGCATCATGCGGGCACAAAGCTATCCATATCCTTATTGATTTAGGGGAGGAATCTCAATAAGGAAGATCTATTTACACTTGGCTTTTCGAAGCCTAAATAGAGTATATAAATTGTGTAATGCGTTTATCTGACGGCACTGTAAATCATAATAGCTACTTTGTATTACAAGGCTCTATATAAATAGTGTCCTCGTCAGTATAGATCTGTCCAAGAGGTAGATACTAACTATAGCCTGAGATTTAAAATAAGCGCGGATAAAATTCTATCTACACGTATCTATAAAAATCTAGCCATTTATTTTAGAGAGCCGATGACCGTATTTAGTTCCCCCAATACACTGCCTTATTTTGCCGTCTTATTGTCTAGTAAGTTGCTACTGAACGACTTGACCTACCGATTAATGGCAGAAAAAACACTCGAATTGGCCAAAGATCAGCCTGGTTATCTTTGTGCTGAATATGGTGCGGGCGAAA
This genomic stretch from Marinomonas primoryensis harbors:
- the lipA gene encoding lipoyl synthase gives rise to the protein MTAERKRVVQGEKLRGADKMARIPVKIVPTEEIPRKPDWLRVRMPASPEIARIKATLREHKLASVCEEANCPNLGECFSNGTATFMIMGEICTRRCPFCDVAHGRPNPLKVDEPKELAAAIRDMKLKYVVITSVDRDDLRDGGAQHFVECIRETRAESPNIEIETLVPDFRGRMEVAIDTLSIAPPDVFNHNLESIPRLYRQVRPGSDYQWSLDLLKNFKDRCPDVPTKSGLMVGMGETFEEIVEVLKDLRAHNVDMLTIGQYLQPSKHHFPMARFVPPEEFARYEKVAKDLGFKRAACGPLVRSSYHADKQAHGEHVS
- the speA gene encoding biosynthetic arginine decarboxylase, which gives rise to MKPWSIKDSMELYNVSHWSSGFFSINDKGRVIALPDRENSIDLTELSVALKEQGIPYPCLVRFPNILHSRIEKITNSFQQAIEHYDYKAKYAIVYPIKVNQQRRVVEEIAACQPDNASTVGLEAGSKPELMAVLAMHKNADGIIVCNGYKDREFIHLALMAEKMGHQVFIVVEKMHELDWILEEAQKIGVQPRIGIRIRLASTCTTHWGNSGGEKSKFGLTTSQLLRAIDRLRELGLLHCLELIHFHLGSQITRIRDIQNSLKECARYYAELHQMGVEVKWVDVGGGLGVDYEGTRCQNDFSANYSIGEYANNVVFAFHNVCEQYELPHPHLISESGRAVTAHHAMMIADVFSHGAEHLPIEEPAEDSGLELQRLWTSYQSLKGQDDEESRSLVEIYHDLLDDFNDSLALYNHGQLNLSQRAQAENLFLSACRNLLPRLDNRNRGHRAVIDELNERLAEKLFVNLSVFQSMPDAWGIDQLFPVLPLQGLEQAPSFRGKIQDVTCDSDGCLYSYVDGQGIESSLPLPPPPAEGEDYLMGFFLVGAYQETLGDLHNLFGDTCSVDVYLTEDGFKIDHVLKGDSVQDVLKSVSYNEHELMKRYQDKVASSPLSQNEQVALLATYKKVLEGTTYLTQV
- the aguB gene encoding N-carbamoylputrescine amidase is translated as MSNVKVACIQMAVSDDFQANLDNAVAQVREAAAHHANIILLQELFMGPYFCIDQKPAYFDWAQPVNDCLAIQTMSKLAKELGVVLPISFFERDGNVFYNSLVMIDANGDVMDLYRKTHIPDGPGYQEKYYFTPGNTGIKVWDTQFGRIGCGICWDQWFPELARELALKGAELIFYPTAIGSEPPYPELDSKDHWQRTMQGHAAANMVPVIASNRVGREEGDDSFIQFYGSSFMTDEMGAMKCVAGRDESTILYSEYDLEAIRKARRSFGLFRDRRPDQYQAITSGAGITWEK